From Perca flavescens isolate YP-PL-M2 chromosome 19, PFLA_1.0, whole genome shotgun sequence:
tgtcgtagggacaggagttgtaggtgctgctgttgtaggtgctgcagtagttggtgctgctgttgtaggtcctgcagttgtaggtgcagctgtcgtaggggcaggagttgtaggtgcagcagttgtaggtgcagcagttgtaggtgctgcagtagttggtgctgctgttgttggtgctgcagttgtaggaaaaatctgttgttggtgcagctgttgtaAGTGCAGCTATCGTGGGGTGCaccagttgtaggtgctgctgttgtaggtgcggctgttgttggtgcagctgtcgtggggggcaggagttgtaggtgcagcagttgtaggtgctgcagttgtaggggctgcagttgtaggtgcaggagctgttggggcagctgttgtaggtgcaggagttgtaggtgctgcagtaggtgttgctgcagttgtaggtgcagcagtcataggtgcagctgttgtttgtgcagctgtcgtaggggcaggagttgtaggtgctgctgttgtaggtgctgcagtagttggtgccgctgttgtaggtgctgcagttgtaggtgcagctgtcgtaggtgcagcagttgtaggtgctgctgttgtaggtgtgGCTGTTattggtgcagctgtcgtaggggcaggagttgtaggtgctgctgttgtaggtgcaggagttgtaggtgctgcagtagttggtgctgcagttgtaggtgcagcagtggTATGTGCAGCTGTCgttggtgcagctgttgtaggggcaggagttgtaggtgctgctgttgtaggtgctgcagtagttggtgctgcagtagttggtgctgctgttgtaggtgctgcagttgtaggtgcagctgtcgtaggtgcagcagttgtaggtgcagcagtcgtaggtgcagcagttgttggtgcagctgtcgtaggggcaggagttgtaggtgctgcagttgtaggtgcagcagtcgTAGGTtcagctgttgttggtgcagctgttgtaggggcaggagttgtaggtgctgctgttgtaggtgctgcagtagttggtgctgcagtagttggtgctgctgttgtaggtgcggctgttgttggtgcagctgtcgtaggggcaggagttgtaggtgctgctgttgtaggtgctgcagttgtcggggctgcagttgtaggtgcaggagTTGTTGGTGCTcctgttgttggtgcagctgtcgtaggggcaggagttgtaggtgctgctgttgtaggtgctgcagtagttggtgctgctgttgtaggtgctgcagttgtaggtgcagctgtcgtaggtgcagctgtcgtaggtgcaacagttgtaggtgctgctgttgtaggtgcggctgttgttggtgcagctgttgtaggggcaggagttgtaggtgctgctgttgtaggtgcaggagttgtaggtgctgcagtagttggtgctgcagttgtaggtgcagctgtcgtaggtgcagctgttgttggtgcagctgttgtaggggcaggagttgtaggtgctgctgttgtaggtgctgcagttgtaggtgcagctgtcgtaggtgcagcagttgtaggtgctgctgttgtaggtgcagctgtcgtggTGCAACCGTCGTTGGTgtagcagttgtaggtgcttctgttgtaggtgcggctgttgttggtgcagctgtcgtaggggcaggagttgtaggtgctgctgttgtaggtgctgcagtagttggtgctgctgttgtaggtgctgcagttgtaggtgcagctgtcgtaggtgcagctgtcgtaggtgcagcagttgtaggtgcttctgttgtaggtgcggctgttgttggtgcagctgtcgtaggggcaggagttgtaggtgctgctgttgtaggggctgcagtagttggtgctgcagtagttggtgctgctgttgtaggtgctgcagttgtgggtgcagctgtcgtaggtgcagcagttgtaggggctgcagttgtaggtgcggctgttgttggtgcagctgtcgtaggggcaggagttgtaggtgctgctgttgtaggtgctgcagttgtcggggctgcagttgtaggtgcaggagTTGTTGGTGCTcctgttgttggtgcagctgtcgtaggggcaggagttgtaggtgctgctgttgtaggtgctgcagtagttggtgctgctgttgtaggtgctgcagttgtaggtgcagctgtcgtaggtgcagctgtcgtaggtgcaacagttgtaggtgctgctgttgtaggtgcggctgttgttggtgcagctgttgtaggggcaggagttgtaggtgctgctgttgtaggtgcaggagttgtaggtgctgcagtagttggtgctgcagttgtaggtgcagctgtcgtaggtgcagctgttgttggtgcagctgttgtaggggcaggagttgtaggtgctgctgttgtaggtgctgcagttgtaggtgcagctgtcgtaggtgcagcagttgtaggtgctgctgttgtaggtgcagctgtcgtaggtgcagccGTCGTAGGTgtagcagttgtaggtgcttctgttgtaggtgcggctgttgttggtgcagctgtcgtaggggcaggagttgtaggtgctgctgttgtaggtgctgcagtagttggtgctgctgttgtaggtgctgcagttgtaggtgcagctgtcgtaggtgcagctgtcgtaggtgcagcagttgtaggtgcttctgttgtaggtgcggctgttgttggtgcagctgtcgtaggggcaggagttgtaggtgctgctgttgtaggggctgcagtagttggtgctgcagtagttggtgctgctgttgtaggtgctgcagttgtgggtgcagctgtcgtaggtgcagcagttgtaggggctgcagttgtaggtgcggctgttgttggtgcagctgtcgtaggggcaggagttgtaggtgctgctgttgtaggtgcaggagttgtaggtgctgcagtagttggtgctgcagttgtaggtgcagctgtcataggtgcagctgttgttggtgcagctgttgtaggggcaggagttgtaggtgctgctgttgtagatgctgcagtagttggtgctgctgttgtaggtgctgcagttgtaggtgcagctgtcgtaggtgcagctgtcgtaggtgcagcagttgtaggtgcttctgttgtaggtgcggctgttgttggtgcagctgtcgtggggcaggagttgtaggtgctgctgttgtaggtgcagcagttgtaggggctgcagttgtaggtgcaggagttgttggtgcagctgtcgtaggtgcagcagttgtaggtgcttctgttgtaggtgcggctgttgttggtgcagatgttgtaggggcaggagttgtaggtgctgctgttgtaggtgctgcagtagttggtgctgcagtaattggtgctgctgttgtaggtgctgcagttgtaggtgcagctgtcgtaggtgcagcagttgtaggtgctgctgttgtaggtgcagctgttgttggtgcagctgttgtaggggctggagttgtaggtgctgctgttgtaggtgctgcagtagttggtgctgctgttgtaggtgctgcagttgtaggtgcagctgttgttggtgcagctgtcgtaaGTGCaacagttgtaggtgctgctgttgtaggtgcggctgttgttggtgcagctgtcgtaggggcaggagttgtaggtgctgctgttgtaggtgctgcagttgtaggtgcagctgtcgtaggtgcagcagttgtaggtgctgctgttgtaggtgcagctgttgttggtgcagctgttgtaggggctggagttgtaggtgctgctgttgtaggtgctgcagtagttggtgctgctgttgtaggtgctgcagttgtaggtgcagctgtcgtaggtgcagccGTCGTAGGTgtagcagttgtaggtgcttctgttgtaggtgcggctgttgttggtgcagctgtcgtaggggcaggagttgtaggtgctgctgttgtaggtgcagcagttgtaagggctgcagttgtaggtgcaggagttgttggtgcagctgtcgtaggtgcagcagttgtaggtgcttctgttgtaggtgcggctgttgttggtgcagctgttgtaggggcatgagttgtaggtgctgctgttgtaggtgctgcagtagttggtgctgctgttgtaggtgctgcagttgtaggtgcagctgtcgtaggtgctgcagttgtaggggctgcagttgtaggtgcaggaattgttggtgcagctgttgttggtgcagctgtcgtaggggcaggagttgtaggtgctgctgttgtaggtgctgcagtagttgttgctgctgttgtaagtgctgcagttgtaggtgcagctgtcgtaggtacagctgtcgtaggtgcaacagttgtaggtgctgctgttgtaggtgcggctgttgttggtgcagctgtcgtaggggcaggagttctaggtgctgctgttgtaggtgcaggagttgtaggtgctgcagtagttggtgctgcagttgtaggtgcagctgttgtaggtgcagctgttgttggtgcagctgttgtaggggcaggagttgtaggtgctgctgttgtagatgctgcagtagttggtgctgctgttgtaggtgctgcagttgtaggtgcagctgtcgtaggtgcagctgtcgtaggtgcagcagttgtaggtgcttctgttgtaggtgcggctgttgttggtgcagctgtcgtggggggcaggagttgtaggtgctgctgttgtagtgcagcagcagttgtaggggctgcagttgtaggtgcaggagttgttggtgcagctgtcgtaggtgcagcagttgtaggtgcttctgttgtaggtgcggctgttgttggtgcagatgttgtaggggcaggagttgtaggtgctgctgttgtaggtgctgcagtagttggtgctgcagtagttggtgctgctgttgtaggtgctgcagttgtaggtgcagctgtcgtaggtgcagcagttgtaggtgctgctgttgtaggtgcagctgttattggtgcagctgttgtaggggctggagttgtaggtgctgctgttgtaggtgctgcagtagttggtgctgctgttgtaggtgctgcagttgtaggtgcagatgtcgtaggtgcagctgtcgtaggtgcagctgtcgtaggggcagcagttgtaggtgcttctgttgtaggtgcggctgttgttggtgcagctgtcgtaggggcaggagttgtaggtgctgctgttgtaggtgctgcagtagttggtgctgctgttgtaggtgctgcagttgtaggtgcacctgtcgtaggtgcagctgtcgtaggtgcagcagttgtaggtgctgctgttgtaggtgcggctgttgttggtgcagctgttgtaggggcaggagttgtaggtgctgctgttgtagatgctgcagtagttggtgctgctgttgtaggtgctgcagttgtaggtgcagctgttgtaggtgcagctgtcgtatgtgcagcagttgtaggtgcttctgttgtaggtgcggctgttgttggtgcagctgtcgtaggggcaggagttgtaggtgctgctgttgtaggtgcagcagttgtaggggctgcagttgtaggtgcaggagTTGTTGGTGCcgctgtcgtaggtgcagcagttgtaggtgcttctgttgtaggtgcggctgttgttggtgcagatgttgtaggggcaggagttgtaggtgtagcagttgtaggtgcttctgttgtaggtgcggctgttgttggtgcagctgtcgtaggggcaggagttgtaggtgctgctgttgtaggtgctgcagtagttggtgctgctgttgtaggtgctgcagttgtaggtgcagctgtcgtaggtgcagctgtcgtaggtgcagctgtcgtaggagcagcagttgtaggtgcttctgttgtaggtgcggctgttgttggtgcagctgtcgtaggggcaggagttgtaggtgctgctgttgtaggtgctgcagtagttggtgctgctgttgtaggtgctgcagttgtaggtgcacctgtcgtaggtgcagctgtcgtaggtgcagcagttgtaggtgctgctgttgtaggtgcggctgttgttggtgcagctgttgtaggggcaggagttgtaggtgctgctgttgtagatgctgcagtagttggtgctgctgttgtaggtgctgcagttgtaggtgcagctgttgtaggtgcagctgtcgtatgtgcagcagttgtaggtgcttctgttgtaggtgcggctgttgttggtgcagctgtcgtaggggcaggagttgtaggtgctgctgttgtaggtgcagcagttgtaggggctgcagttgtaggtgcaggagTTGTTGGTGCcgctgtcgtaggtgcagcagttgtaggtgcttctgttgtaggtgcggctgttgttggtgcagatgttgtaggggcaggagttgtaggtgctgctgttgtaggtgctgcagtagttggtgctgcagtagttggtgctgctgttgtaggtgctgcagttgtaggtgcagctgtcgtaggtgcagcagttgtaggtgctgctgttgtaggtgcagctgttgttggtgcagctgttgtaggggctgaagttgtaggtgctgctgttgtaggtgtggctgttgttggtgcagctgtcgtaggggcaggagttgtaggtgctgctgttgtaggtgctgcagtagttggtgctgctgttgtaggtgctgcagttgtaggtgcagctgtcgtaggtgcagctgtcgtaggtgcagctgtcgtaggtgcagcagttgtaggtgcttctgttgtaggtgcggctgttgttggtgcagctgtcgtaggggcaggagttgtaggtgctgctgttgtaggtgcagcagttgtaggggctgcagttgtaggtgcaggagttgttgatgcagctgtcgtaggtgcagcagttgtaggtgcttctgttgtaggtgcggctgttgttgatgcagctgttgtaggggcatgagttgtaggtgctgctgttgtaggtgctgcagtagttggtgctgctgttgtaggtgctgcagttgtaggtgcagctgtcgtaggtgcagcagttgtaggggctgcagttgtaggtgcaggaattgttggtgcagctgttgttggtgcagctgtcgtaggggcaggagttgtaggtgctgctgttgtaggtgctgcagtagttggtgctgctgttgtaggtgctgcagttgtaggtgcagctgtcgtaggtacagctgtcgtaggtgcaacagttgtaggtgctgctgttgtaggtgcggctgttgttggtgcagctgtcgtaggggcaggagttgtaggtgctgctgttgtaggtgcaggagttgtaggtgctgcagtagttggtgctgcagttgtaggtgcagctgttgtaggtgcagctgttgttggtgcagctgttgtaggggcaggagttgtaggtgctgctgttgtagatgctgcagtagttggtgctgctgttgtaggtgctgcagttgtaggtgcagctgtcgtaggtgcagctgtcgtaggtgcagcagttgtaggtgcttcTGTTGTAGGtgtggctgttgttggtgcagctgtcgtaggggcaggagttgtaggtgctgctgttgtaggtgcagcagttgtaggggctgcagttgtaggtgcaggagttgttggtgcagctgtcgtaggtgcagcagttgtaggtgcttctgttgtaggtgcggctgttgttggtgcagatgttgtaggggcaggagttgtaggtgctgctgttgtaggtgctgcagtagttggtgctgcagtagttggtgctgctgttgtaggtgctgcagttgtaggtgcagctgtcgtaggtgcagcagttgtaggtgctgctgttgtaggtgcagctgttattggtgcagctgttgtaggggctggagttgtaggtgctgctgttgtaggtgctgcagtagttggtgctgctgttgtaggtgctgcagttgtaggtgcagctgtcgtaggtgcagccGTCGTAGGTgtagcagttgtaggtgcttctgttgtaggtgcggctgttgttggtgcagctgtcgtaggggcaggagttgtaggtgctgctgttgtaggtgctg
This genomic window contains:
- the LOC114545406 gene encoding gamete and mating-type specific protein A-like translates to AAPTTAAPTTHAPTTAAAAPTTAAPTTPAPTTAAP